One stretch of Thermococcus sp. 21S9 DNA includes these proteins:
- a CDS encoding IGHMBP2 family helicase, protein MSENEKLSKFIARLKVLIEMERKAEIEAMRAEMRRLSGREREKVGRAVLGLNGKVIGEELGYFLVKYGREREIKTEISVGDLVVISKRDPLKSDLVGTVIEKGKRFITVALETVPEWALKSVRIDLYANDITFKRWLENLENLRESGRKALEFYLGLREPEEGEEVKFTPFDKSLNASQRRAIAKALGSPDFFLIHGPFGTGKTRTLVELIRQEVARGNRVLATAESNVAVDNLVERLVDSGLKVVRVGHPSRVSRGLHETTLAYLMTQHELYGELRELRVIGENLKEKRDTFTKPAPKYRRGLTDRQILRLAEKGIGARGVSARVIREMAQWLKINQQVQKTFDDARKLEERIAREIIREADVVLTTNSSAGLEVVDYGSYDVAVIDEATQATIPSVLIPINRAGRFVLTGDHKQLPPTILSEKAKELSKTLFEGLIERYPGKSEMLTVQYRMNERLMEFPSREFYDGRIKADESVRHITLADLGVKSPEDGDSWAEVLKPENVLIFIDTARREDRFERQRYGSESRENPLEARLVKETVEGLLSLGVKPEWIGVITPYDDQRDLISSLLPEEVEVKTVDGYQGREKEVIILSFVRSNRKGELGFLKDLRRLNVSLTRAKRKLILIGDSSTLSSHPTYKRLVEFVGERETVVDAEKLEV, encoded by the coding sequence ATGAGCGAAAACGAGAAGCTTTCGAAGTTCATCGCCAGGCTTAAGGTTCTCATCGAGATGGAGCGGAAGGCCGAGATAGAGGCGATGAGAGCAGAGATGAGACGGCTCAGCGGTCGCGAGAGGGAGAAAGTTGGGAGGGCCGTTCTTGGCCTCAATGGAAAGGTAATCGGCGAGGAGCTCGGCTACTTTCTCGTCAAATACGGGCGCGAGAGGGAAATCAAGACGGAGATAAGCGTCGGCGATTTGGTTGTGATTAGCAAGAGGGACCCCCTGAAGAGCGATTTAGTCGGGACAGTCATCGAGAAGGGGAAGCGGTTCATAACGGTGGCTCTGGAAACAGTCCCGGAGTGGGCGCTGAAGAGCGTTAGGATAGACCTCTACGCCAACGACATAACCTTCAAGCGCTGGCTCGAGAACCTTGAAAACCTCCGGGAAAGCGGGAGGAAGGCTTTAGAGTTCTACCTCGGCCTGCGGGAGCCTGAGGAGGGCGAAGAGGTTAAGTTCACTCCCTTTGACAAGAGTTTGAACGCGAGCCAGAGGAGGGCAATAGCGAAGGCCCTTGGAAGCCCGGACTTCTTCCTGATTCACGGACCTTTTGGAACTGGAAAGACGAGGACACTCGTCGAGCTGATACGGCAGGAGGTGGCGAGGGGCAACAGGGTTCTGGCAACGGCAGAAAGCAACGTGGCCGTTGACAACCTCGTTGAGAGGCTTGTAGATTCCGGTCTGAAGGTCGTCCGCGTCGGACACCCGAGTAGGGTCTCAAGAGGCCTGCACGAGACGACTTTAGCCTACCTCATGACCCAGCACGAGCTTTACGGCGAGCTGAGGGAGCTTCGCGTAATCGGAGAGAACCTGAAGGAGAAGCGCGACACCTTTACCAAACCCGCTCCGAAGTACAGGCGCGGGCTGACCGACAGGCAGATTCTTCGCCTGGCTGAAAAGGGTATAGGGGCAAGAGGCGTTTCGGCAAGAGTAATCCGTGAGATGGCCCAGTGGCTGAAAATTAACCAGCAGGTGCAGAAGACCTTCGACGACGCGAGGAAGTTGGAGGAGAGAATAGCGAGGGAGATAATACGGGAAGCCGACGTCGTTCTGACGACGAACTCCTCGGCCGGGCTGGAGGTGGTTGATTACGGCTCCTATGACGTGGCGGTAATAGACGAGGCCACGCAGGCGACGATACCGAGCGTACTCATTCCGATAAACCGCGCGGGGCGCTTCGTTTTGACAGGTGACCACAAGCAGTTGCCCCCCACGATACTGAGCGAGAAGGCGAAAGAGCTGAGCAAGACCCTCTTTGAGGGCCTAATCGAGCGCTACCCAGGGAAGAGCGAGATGCTTACAGTTCAGTACAGGATGAACGAAAGGCTCATGGAGTTCCCGAGCAGGGAATTCTACGACGGTAGAATTAAAGCCGACGAGAGCGTAAGACACATAACGCTGGCAGATTTGGGGGTAAAATCGCCGGAAGATGGAGATTCATGGGCCGAAGTGCTTAAACCGGAGAACGTGCTCATCTTCATAGATACTGCCAGAAGAGAAGACCGCTTCGAGAGGCAGAGGTATGGAAGCGAGAGCCGTGAGAACCCGCTCGAGGCGAGACTCGTGAAGGAAACCGTTGAGGGTCTCTTAAGCCTCGGGGTTAAGCCTGAATGGATTGGTGTCATAACGCCCTACGATGACCAGCGCGATTTGATAAGCTCGCTTTTGCCTGAGGAAGTGGAGGTCAAGACCGTGGACGGCTATCAGGGAAGGGAGAAGGAGGTAATCATCCTCTCTTTCGTCCGCT